The genomic interval CCCAGAGGCCCAGGTGCCCTCTCCCACACTCCTGAGCCCTCTGGGTTGTGAGAACCGGCCAGCTCCTGCCCTGTCCCCTCAGGTGTCCTGCAGGCACAGCTCCTCGGCAGGGCCCAGGCCGATGTGTCTTAATGTGTCCCTCTCCTTCTTCTTTGCCACCTTCGCCCTCTGCGAGGGGGCCAGGCGGGCCTCCAAGGCCCTGCTCCCAGTGGGAGCCTATGAAGGCTTCGCCCGGGAGGCGGTGGGCGCGGTGCAGCTTGGGGCCTGCTGCCTGGAGATGAGGACGCTGGTCGAGCTGGGGCCCGGGGCTGGGGGCTTCGGGCCTGCCTGCTGCTCACCCTGCTCTTCCTGCTCTTCCTGGCACACGGGGTCACCTTGGACGGGGCCTCGGCCAACCCCACCGTGTCCCTGCAGGAGTTCCTCATGGCCGAGGAGTCTCTGCCTGGCACGCTGCTGAAGCTGGCGGCACAGGGGCTGGGCATGCAGGCCGCCTGCACCCTGACGCGCCTCTGCTGGGCCTGGGAGCTCAGCGACCTGCACCTGCTGCAGAGCCTCATGGCCCAGAGCTGCAGCTCTGCCCTGCGCACATCCGTGCCCCACGGGGCGCTTGTGGAGGCCGCCTGCGCCTTTTGTTTCCATCTGACCCTCCTGCACCTGCGGCACAGTCCTCCCGCCTACAGCGTGCCCGCTATGGCTCTGCTGGTCACCGTCACGGCCTACACGGGTGAGcactgcttccccttcccctgggCCCCTCAGGACCCCTCCACCTGTGTGGCCTCCATGCACACTCAGGCCCGTTCACACCCAGGATAGGGGGCTGCTGGCCCGGGTGGCtaacaaacccaccagaaggggCGGTGACTTCCTGGGACCTGGCGGGTAGACGAGGGCCTGCGCTGGACGTGGGGTGCTGTGGAGGAGCCTGTCCCCTGCCAGGGCCATCCTGCCCACTGCGCCTCTCCCCAGTCCCAGCTATTCTTGGTCCTCCCAGAAGTTCTGCCTCTGGGATAGTAGGGACAGCCGAGGCAGACTCTTCTGGGCCCAGCCCAGTTTCCTGGTGTGGTGTGGGAGTCCCTGCACCCTCTATCACCCCTTCCAGAGCGACAGGTCCTGTCCCACCTGCCCCAGTTGGCCTCCCTGGCCGCCTACTGACACCAGCAAGCTGCGATCTCTGCCTGCACCTGGGCTGACCGTGGGACCCAGCTCTCATGGTCCCATCACCCCCTTGTGAGCTCCCTCCACTCAGACCCTCCGTCTGATCCAGTCCCCCATGTCTGCTTTCCCCTCCGAGCGCTAGGCTCCACCACCACGAAGGCCTTTGCTCAGCAAGTTCCCAGGACAGGTGTCCACAGCGCTGGGGCTGCGGGTAGAGCCAGGGGAGGCCGGCTCGTGCTCCAGGCACCACAGGAAGGGCTGCAGGGAGAATGGCGCCAGGTCTCCTTCCGGGGGTCCGAGGTCCTAATCAGGACAGGACCAGCACTTAGGTCCATGATACTGCCCACGACCCAGCACTGGGCAGACACCACGGAACCTGGATCACAAAGGCCATGGGAAGGTGCCACCAGAGCCctgtacagatggggaaaccaaggcacaggtGAGCAGGGAGCTCTGCAGGGACACGGCTCTGTGGCAGGTTCGGTGCGGGGGACCAGGCGGGGCTCCAGGAGCCCAGAGCAGCTCCCAGGCCTGCACACAGTGGGGCTCTCGGTGTGGATTCGGTGGCGGGGTACCAGGTGGGGCTCCAGGAGCCGAGAGCAGCTCCCAGGCCTGCACACAGTGGGGCTCTCGGTGTGGATTCGGTGGCGGGGGACCAGGTGGGGCTCCAGGAGCCGAGAGCAGCTCCCAGGCCTGCACACAGTGGAGCTCTCGGTGTAGATTCGGTGGTGGGGGTCAGGTCCTGGCCTGCAGACAGGCgtcaggcagggctggggaccaGGGCTGTCTGTGCTCTGCCCACAGCCAGGCCCTTCACGTCCGCCTTCTTCAACCCCGCCCTGGCCGCTTCTGTGACCTTTGCCTGCTCGGGACACACCTTACTGGAGTACGTGCAGGTGTACTGGCTGGGCCCTCTGACAGGGAAGGGCAGGGGCGGGGTGGGCTCCCTAGGGCTGCTGGGGCCCAGAGAGTGTCCTGGCACGTGGGATCGTGCAGGGTGGAGGTGAGGGTGCCTGGTCAGTGCTCCTGGGGAGGTCTCTGCAGTGGGCACGGTGTGTGCGGTAGGGGCCGTGACGGCATGTCTCACTTTGGACACCGTCCCGGTGCCGAGCGAGCTGCAGCCAGGTAAGGAGGGGACAGGCTGGGGAGAGGCCAACCTTGCAAGGGGTGCTGGGCACACGGGGGACGGTGTCTGCAGTGAGGCTCCATGCACCTGGTGTTCCCGTCCCAGGTGGCATCTCCACACACCCGGAGCTAGGTTTCCCCGAGAGGGGCTCATTCTGGTGTCCCTAAAGCCTCAGGAGACAGGGAGCCCCACTTAGATGATATAGGGTGCCATCGTGCACTTATAGGGCTGTGAGCATGGGGGTGGAGCAGCCAGGCCCTTTGCATCCTGATGGGGCAGATCCGGGACTTGCTGATGCACACAGGGGACCCCACAGCTCCCCCACAGTGTGTGCCCCTCCTTCCTTATATCCTGGATCCAAGCAGAGGAGCAGCATGGGGAGGTCACGGAGGCCTCTCTTGGCCCTAGATCTGGGGATTCTGGCCCCTGGCTTCAGAGGCCCAGGTGGAGCCCACACCTTCTCCTGCACCTGCTCTCAGACACTCGGCTCCACCTCACTGAGGTACCAGAAAGGCAGCTGGGTTCCTGTGGAATTCTGGAAGCTTTTTTCAGCTTCTGCTGGCTCTAcactggggaggtctcaggggCCTCCCCTTTGTGGGAGAGACAGGAGCTGGGGGTCTCTCAGGCACCTGGCCCTTCAATGGTGACACTGACATCATTGTGATCTGTCGCCGTGGTTCTGATGTGGTCACAGTCTCTCAGGCATGTGCATGGTCCTAGGAAGCATATGAAATGCATCAGGAACCCCCTCCTGCCCCTCGTCCCCGAGGCAGCCCTGCCCCCTGCTAGGAACAGCTCAGTGTTGGCCTCTCTGTCCCCACACACTGGGCCTGCAGGGCTTCTCCGAGACTCTTCAGTTCAGGTGTCAACCCTGGGCTGTCTCCCGGGATGTGGGGGGGCGGACGTTCTTTCCTTGACTCCCCGCGCTCCCCCTGAGGATCCTTCACCCGGGGTGGGTCGGCCTCTTCCTCCTGATCAGCTTCAGAGCCCCCTGTAGTTCCCTGGCGTGGAAACATGGCCCCGGTGAGCTGTGGTGGCCCAGGAGGCCTCTCAGCTCCTGTATAGGCCTTGCTTCCTGCGGTGACGAGGTCCTGGACTCTCTCCTGCCCAGGCTTCTGGATGCTTTCCTTAATTCAGCACCAGTGCTCTGTGTGGGCAGCGTCTCCCCCGAGGATCCGCAACTCGGGGTTATCCGCAGGCGTCCATCTCTGGTACGGAGCTGCCCTTCACTGATCCTGGTTGCATTTCTGTTTCCTGCGTTCCTCATCACCTCCTGTTTTGGTTGATTCCTTCTTTTTGCTGGTGCCTGTCTCACAGTAGCTTCCTGACAACAGGGACCTGGCAGGTACACTTCAGACCTCCTGTGTCTGAAATACAGTGTCCTGGTTCTGACCTGCACTTGAGTATCTGTGACGCCTGGGCAGGGTTCCGGGTGGGAGATCAGTTTCGTCCTGAGTTTCTCAGGCCCCACACCATGGCCTGTGGTGGCTTCATGGGCTACAAGGCAAAGGACGCAAACGAAGAGGCTTCACGTGACAGGGTTGTATGCTCAGCCAGGTCTGGAGGCTGGAGCCTGAGCTGGCAGCATTGACAGGGTCAGCTCTCCTTGGAGGTTGCTGGGGAGGAGCCTCCTGCCTCTTCTGGGCTCTGGGGGCCTCTGGCACCCCTGGTGTCCCCAGGTTTGGAGACGCACCACTCCCATGTCTCCCGGCTCCCCGGCCACCTCCTCTGTGTCATTGAATTTGAGGTTCACTCTACTCAAGTATGACATCACCGTAATTTAACTAATTTTATGTCCCAGGCCGTATTTCTAACAAGGGCACATCCTGTGTTCTGGGAAGGACATGTCGCTGGGGAAATGCTCTTCACTCTGCTGCAACCTCTCACTGTAGAACTGCCTCTATGGAGAAGCGCAAAGGGCATTTGCGGCTTCTAGGAGCCAAGTAGGAAGAGGCTGGGATCCCTGTTTCTGGCGGGACTCCGGGCTTGGGCGGGCCTGATGCCCAAGTCCAAATGCCCCCTCTAGAGAGGAGCCTGTCTCCTGCCAGGGCCAGGGAGGGAGGCACCGGCTGTTTCTGTATTTTGGGGTTTGGGGCTCTGGAGCTTCCCATGCGGAATTGCCATCCCTCCTCCTAGGTGAGTCCCAGTGCTACCCCATCCCACAGGGACCCGGGCGCCAGCTTCTGAAAGCATGGGGCATCTGCGGAAGAAGTGGGTTGTTTCCCTGCTTTCGTCCCTGTGGAGGGGCGATCCGGCCCCTCCATGTCATCAGGGTTTGGTTGTCCACATGCTTGTCAGCCCCACGCTGTGCTCCTGCGTCTCTTCCCGTCTCATCCATCTGGATGCTTGACACCTCTGACAGCATCCCTTTCCTGTCATCTTACAGCAGCTTCAGGAACCGGAAAAACAGGCTTGTGTCCCTCCATTAACCTCCTTTATCCACAAGTTCAGGGTCAGCATGAGCCCTGGGGAGTTCCAAGGCTGTAGGCAGGAGGCCCGTAGCCAGGTGTGGACATGGGGCTGGCTCCCTGGGTGTGAGCAGCCACCGGCACCTGCTGGCTGCACCCCTGAGCAGGTCATCCTGCCTCCCTGTGCCTGCCCTCCTGGGAGCAGAGATAGGACCAGCGTGGGCCTGGAGGGCCCAGTGAGGGGCAACTGTAGGCAAGCTGTAGGCACAGGGGCCACTGTCAGGAGCCACAGCAGCTGCAGGTGCTGACAGGCAGGTCCCGCTCAGGCCAGCCCTAGTGGAGCTAAGACCCTGTGGGTTAAATCCTTAGAGGACTGAGATCAAACTTGAAGAGGATCCACTCTCCCCTTCTGCCCGGAACACCTGCCCTTCCCAATGACCTGGAAGGCAGGCAGGGATTTAGGAGTCTCTGCTCCTGGAGTTCTGGGAGAACGTTTGCATGAGGATTCAGCCTCCCACCCAGGGGCACCCACATCTTTCTTGTCCACTCACATCCCCCACATCTACGCCAGGCCACAGCCCTGCAAACAGCCACCCTGGGACACCACATCAGGTCCCGGAGGAAAATGGCCACAGAAGCTCTGGGGGTGGCTCAGGACAATGTGGGGGGAGGGGAATTCCAGTCACTCATCCCAGAGGGTGGTCCAGGAGTACAAGGAACCCCACCGGCTTGCCCCTGTCCCCATGGCTGGCATACCCAGAGGGAGGGGCATGACCAGGGAGGGAAGACCAGGaccaggcaggggctgggcctcAGGGTTCTTGGGGCTCCTGGCCAGGCTGCCTGGCTCCTCTGTCCTGGCACAGGCCTGGGAGTGGGTGTCCTGTCTGTGTTTGGGCCCAGGAGCCCCGCGGCCCGCCTGGGACCTGCCTTCTCTTGCAGGGATGGTCCTGGCTGTGCTGCTGCACCAGGGCCGCCTTCCCCGCCTTTTCCAGAGGAATCTGTTCTACAGCCAGAAGAACAAGTACTGAGAACCCCGAGGGAAGCTGGCCCCGGCCTCGGGGGACACCCAGACCCCTGCAAAGGGGTCCAGTGGCCGGGAGCCTGGGCGCAGCCGTGTTGAGGGGCCACATTCCAGCTGAGTGGCCTTGCTCTGTGTGAGCCCCGTGCAAGGGCCCTGCTCGTAGCTGGACCCTGGAACCCTCTGGAGCTAAGAGGGAATCCCGGCCTCTCTCCCCAGAAGCCATTTGTCAATAAACCATTTCTAAGATCTATGTGTCCCCCTGGGCCCGAGAGAGGCTTCTGGATGGGCAGGCAAGAGTGTGCGGCAACACGGTGAGGCTGGTCTGAGTCTCCCCATCTCCCGCgggctccttcctgcctcttgTTACAGAAGAAGCAGGAGAGGAAAGGGCAGGATGACAGGGAAGAGCCCAGGGAGTCCGCCAGGTATCAGTCTGCAAAGATGATGCTGCAGCCGTGGACATGCCCGGGAAGGAGCCCACAGCCAGGGAGGCCTGAGACCCGCTGGGATGCTGAGGATGGCGCTGGAGCCTGAGGCTGTAGGCTTGTGAACTAGGCACAGGGCACCCAGTCCCACGGGCCCTGAGTTCACGACCCTCAGGACCATGGACCGCTCGTCGCCCAAAGCCAGGTCAATCACTGGGAACTTGGTGGCAGAACTGGGACCTGGAGGCATGGCACCTCCAGCCATTTCCTTCCCAAAGAACAGAGCCGGTCTGGAAACTTCCACCCAAAGGAGACAAGGGCCCTCTGCTATGCGTCCTGCTGCCCCACCCAGAGGGAGTGAGTGAGGTGGCCGGTGCTCCTGCCACAGGCTGCACCCCGTCCTCTGGTGGGCAGCAGCCCTGGGCCCAGCTGCTCTGCTACGGGGGAAGGACGAGAGGAGGAAGCAGGGAGATGTCCTCGATGCGGGGGGCTACGGGACACCCCAACCCCCAGTGAGACCTCCACCCCGGCCAGCGTCCAGGCTCTTGACATCATTGCGAGAAGGAATTCAGGGGCGAGTTGGCAAATAGTGAAAGACCAGAGATTTCCTGCGAAGCCCAAAGCTCCCACTGGAGAAAGGGAGTGTGGCGCCCTCTAGAGTCCCGTCCCAGGCAGGGCGCTGGGGCTGGAGGAATCCACAGGATTCCCGGAAAACGTGGAGATGTCTCAGAGTTGCAGGGCCGCCCATGTTTTACACCAAATCTGGGTGTTCTGGAGCTATCATGCGCTGGTGGGGGTGTGATGAGTGTGCTAATGAGCGCATCGTGAGGTCGCAGGAGACACCGCGGCACAGCCAGAGCCCTGTGGGGTCCAGGCGGTCTCAGCCAGCGCAGCCACACCCCGGTGTTTTGGGTCCTGTCAGCCCCTCGCTTCTGCAGGGCTTCCTTTTGCTAGAGATGAGAAGGGGCTGCCTGGaacttccactcccctccaaccACCCTGTATTATTCCCGTCTCATGGTGAGTGGGCTTCTCCCTGGGGATGCTGGTGAGGCCACGTTTTCCTGGATGAGCGTTtggtggagggagagaaagaagaatccTCTCCCCTCCCGGAGGCTGCCCCTTCACACACACCCTCCTCTCTGAGGCtgccccttcacacacacaccctcctctCTGAGGCTgctccttcacacacacaccctcctccCCGAAGCtgccccttcacacacacaccctcctccCCAAAGCTGCCCCTTCACACACACGCCCTCCTCTCTGAGGCtgccccttcacacacacaccctcctctCTGAGGCTgctccttcacacacacaccctcctccCCGAAGCtgccccttcacacacacaccctcttccCCGAAGCtgccccttcacacacacaccctcttccCCGAAGCtgccccttcacacacacaccctcctccCCAAAGCTGCCCCTTCACACACACGCCCTCCTCCCCGAAGCtgccccttcacacacacaccctcttccCTGAAGCtgccccttcacacacacaccctcctctCTGAGGCTgctccttcacacacacaccctcctctCTGAGGCTgctccttcacacacacaccctcctccCCGAAGCtgccccttcacacacacaccctcctctCTGCCAGAAAGCCCCCCTCCCACCCAGGCAGAGAGCTGGCTCTTTCTGGAGCCCCAGGCTCCTCTTCCCTGCCGTGGAGTGGAGACAGCAATCCCATGAGACAGGCCTGAGAGCCAGTCCTGTGTGGCATCCAGAGGCCCCGTTGGGGCTGCCAGATCCTGCCAGGCAAAGGGCTGCTGAGCACACAGGGGAGCCGATGGAGTGGGGCCAACCAGCTCCCCTCACAGACGTTCTGTGTGGGGGCCTGGCCGTGCCTGGGTGTCACatggcagcagaagcagcagcagggggTGGGGCCCCAGGAAGGAGAGGGGATCCTTCCCCGGTGGCAGCACGAGGCCCCTGGGTGCCGGAGGTGTGTCTGTTTCCCCACGAGTGCCTGCAGCCTCTGCACAGATCCTTCCAGGAGTGGAGGTCCCGGTGCTCAGGCAGTAACTTATCAGTAACTGAGCATGGGAGGAGCAGACACAGCTTTATCCCAGTAACCTAACCAGGAAGCTGTTAGAATTACTCCAGCTTAGAATCTCTTTCTGACAATCTcgaaattctcaacaaaatccACAAACCCTGAAGCAAAGGCCACTGCATTGGACAGAAATGAGCACAATTTTCATATAAGATGTTGGAATATCCAGGTATTAATGCAGaagttttgaaattaatttttcttacaGTTGAAGATACACTGATCGAATTCACAAACAGATGTTGTAAGTTGCGTGTAATTGTGAATTCACCTTCAGTC from Pongo abelii isolate AG06213 chromosome 11, NHGRI_mPonAbe1-v2.0_pri, whole genome shotgun sequence carries:
- the LOC100451221 gene encoding LOW QUALITY PROTEIN: aquaporin-12B (The sequence of the model RefSeq protein was modified relative to this genomic sequence to represent the inferred CDS: inserted 1 base in 1 codon; substituted 1 base at 1 genomic stop codon), whose translation is MPGCGAGPLWPFWLCTWVAAGGAGAGAAAVVFPEAQVPSPTLLSPLGCENRPAPALSPQVSCRHSSSAGPRPMCLNVSLSFFFATFALCEGARRASKALLPVGAYEGFAREAVGAVQLGACCLEMRTLVELGPGAGGFGPXLLLTLLFLLFLAHGVTLDGASANPTVSLQEFLMAEESLPGTLLKLAAQGLGMQAACTLTRLCWAWELSDLHLLQSLMAQSCSSALRTSVPHGALVEAACAFCFHLTLLHLRHSPPAYSVPAMALLVTVTAYTARPFTSAFFNPALAASVTFACSGHTLLEYVQVYWLGPLTGKGMVLAVLLHQGRLPRLFQRNLFYSQKNKYXEPRGKLAPASGDTQTPAKGSSGREPGRSRVEGPHSS